A single genomic interval of Musa acuminata AAA Group cultivar baxijiao chromosome BXJ3-4, Cavendish_Baxijiao_AAA, whole genome shotgun sequence harbors:
- the LOC135585133 gene encoding CSC1-like protein ERD4 isoform X2, whose translation MGNVQEKSPRLWAFLLGVHWVSFVTYYVLWKSYKHVLNMRAGAKSSPEVKPEEFTVLVRDIPAAPPGQSMKDHVDSYFQALHPETFYRSMIVTDNKKANKIWEELEGYRKKLARAEVVYAESKTTGKPEGERPTNRIGFLGLVGEKVDTIDHCNEKINELLPKLEAEKEITLREKQKAAALVFFNSKPAAISAAQTIHSQKIDTWTVMEAPEPRQVLWTNLPRKFYERQIRSCVVYGIVFLTVFFYMIPITFVSAFTTLKNLKKYLPFLKKIVDQPEIKTVLEAFLPQIALLVFMALLPTFLMFLSKEEGIPSESHAVRAASGKYFYFVVFNVFLGVTIGGALFDSLKTIINHPKQVITLLGSSLPKSATFFLTFVALKFFVGYGLELSRLVPLIIFYLKKRFLCKTEAEVKEAWAPGDFGYATRVPSDMLIITIVLCYSVIAPIIIPFGVVYFGLGWLVARNQALKVYVPNYESNGRMWPHLHARIIASLILYQITMFGYIGILRKFYYAPFLIPVIVISFVFAYVCKKHFYLAFFHTPLEVACRGTKEIPNMESIYTAYIPPCLDTEKLEDDDQFEDARSFSLKTAP comes from the exons ATGGGGAACGTCCAA GAGAAAAGTCCAAGGTTGTGGGCATTTCTGCTTGGAGTCCATTGGGTTTCTTTTGTCACATACTACGTGCTTTGGAAATCATACAAACATGTCTTAAATATGAGAGCTGGGGCAAAATCAAGTCCAGAAGTAAAACCTGAAGAGTTTACCGTATTAGTCAGAGACATACCAGCTGCTCCTCCAGGTCAATCTATGAAGGATCATGTTGACTCATACTTTCAAGCACTTCATCCAGAAACATTCTACAGATCAATGATTGTCACAGACAACAAAAAG GCAAACAAAATTTGGGAAGAGTTAGAAGGTTACAGAAAGAAACTTGCTCGGGCTGAAGTTGTGTATGCAGAATCTAAAACTACAGGCAAACCTGAAGGAGAAAGGCCTACCAACAGAATTGGCTTTCTCGGTCTTGTAGGTGAAAAAGTCGATACGATTGATCACTGTAATGAGAAAATTAATGAATTGCTGCCTAAATTAGAGGCTGAAAAGGAGATCACTCTAAgagaaaaacaaaaagctgcagcTCTTGTTTTTTTTAACAGCAAACCTGCTGCTATTTCTGCTGCTCAGACAATCCATTCTCAGAAGATTGATACATGGACCGTGATGGAAGCTCCTGAGCCACGTCAGGTGTTATGGACAAATTTGCCAAGGAAGTTCTATGAGAGGCAGATAAGATCTTGTGTTGTCTATGGTATAGTTTTCCTTACTGTATTCTTCTACATGATCCCAATTACGTTTGTCTCTGCATTTACAACCTTGAAAAACTTAAAGAAGTATCTGCCCTTCTTGAAGAAAATAGTGGATCAACCAGAGATTAAAACAGTTTTGGAAGCTTTCCTGCCTCAGATTGCACTCCTAGTATTCATGGCTTTGTTGCCGACTTTCCTTATGTTTCTATCAAAGGAAGAAGGAATCCCTTCTGAGAGCCATGCAGTGCGAGCCGCCTCTGGGAAATACTTTTACTTTGTTGTCTTTAATGTCTTCCTTGGAGTAACTATTGGTGGAGCATTGTTCGACTCTCTGAAGACGATTATTAATCACCCCAAACAGGTTATCACGTTGCTTGGATCAAGCTTGCCTAAAAGTGCcaccttcttcctcaccttcgttGCTCTGAA ATTCTTTGTTGGCTATGGGCTTGAGTTATCACGTTTGGTTCCTCTCATTATCTTCTATCTCAAAAAGAGATTTCTTTGTAAAACTGAAGCCGAAGTGAAAGAGGCTTGGGCTCCCGGTGACTTCGGTTATGCTACTAGAGTTCCCAGTGATATGCTTATCATCACAATTGTTCTCTGTTACTCGGTAATAGCTCCTATTATAATTCCATTTGGTGTGGTATACTTTGGCCTCGGGTGGCTTGTTGCACGTAATCAG GCATTGAAAGTTTATGTCCCTAACTATGAGAGCAATGGTCGGATGTGGCCTCACTTGCATGCACGAATTATCGCTTCTCTAATCCTCTACCAGATCACTATGTTTGGCTATATTGGCATTTTGAGGAAATTCTACTATGCTCCATTTCTTATTCCTGTCATTGTCATCTCCTTTGTCTTTGCTTATGTATGCAAAAAACATTTCTATCTTGCCTTCTTCCACACTCCTCTTGAAGTAGCATGCCGAGGTACAAAGGAAATCCCAAATATGGAATCCATATATACAGCTTATATTCCACCTTGCTTGGATACTGAGAAGCTGGAAGATGATGACCAGTTTGAAGATGCCCGCTCATTTTCATTGAAAACCGCACCTTAG
- the LOC135635389 gene encoding auxin-responsive protein SAUR71-like → MIRRLSRVASCPRYEALRKLGKGRRRGVSQGHVPVYVGEEMERFEVRAELLSRPVFVELLRLAAEEYGYHQRGALRIPCPVPLFRRLLLLAASSDGAAEREEAEILLRSFDVLFLSSVDGPS, encoded by the coding sequence atgatacggCGGCTGTCGAGGGTGGCGAGCTGCCCCCGGTACGAAGCGCTGAGGAAGCTGGGGAAGGGGAGGCGGCGCGGGGTGTCGCAGGGGCACGTCCCGGTGTACGTGGGGGAGGAGATGGAGCGGTTCGAGGTCCGGGCCGAGCTCCTCAGCCGGCCGGTCTTCGTCGAGCTGCTGCGCCTGGCCGCCGAGGAGTACGGCTACCACCAGCGCGGCGCCCTCCGCATCCCCTGCCCCGTCCCGCtcttccgccgcctcctcctcctcgccgctTCTTCCGACGGCGCGGCCGAGCGGGAGGAGGCCGAGATCCTCCTCCGCTCCTTCGACGTGCTGTTCCTGTCCTCCGTCGACGGTCCGAGTTGA
- the LOC135635627 gene encoding transcription factor JUNGBRUNNEN 1-like — protein MEDEDVVPLPGFRFRPTDEEIVGFYLRRKVDEKPFSVEVIKEMDIYKYDPWDLPKVRSTGCEEYFFCRRGRKYKNSIRPNRVTGSGFWKATGVDRPIYAAGNSGDCIGLKKSLVFYSRGRTAAAKGTKTEWMMHEFRLPCDSPCTQEAEVWTICRVFKRSVSHRANPNSWKASDHKEQTPPESSSESFNGNDFHGGQWNSTNQASMPLCSDTVQSPSMNEFFSGDDNWDELGRIMNSMISNI, from the exons ATGGAGGACGAAGATGTTGTTCCTCTTCCGGGATTCCGGTTCCGTCCCACGGACGAAGAGATCGTTGGGTTCTACCTCCGGCGGAAGGTGGACGAGAAGCCTTTCAGTGTAGAGGTCATCAAGGAGATGGACATCTACAAATATGATCCATGGGATTTACCAA AAGTTAGAAGTACTGGTTGTGAAGAGTACTTCTTTTGCCGTAGGGGGAGGAAGTACAAGAACAGCATAAGACCAAATCGGGTGACGGGGTCTGGTTTCTGGAAGGCCACCGGCGTCGACAGGCCGATATATGCCGCAGGCAACTCCGGCGACTGCATCGGCCTGAAGAAATCCCTGGTGTTCTACTCCAGAGGGAGGACTGCTGCTGCCAAAGGGACCAAAACGGAGTGGATGATGCACGAGTTCCGCCTTCCCTGCGACTCACCATGCACGCAGGAAGCT GAGGTTTGGACGATTTGTCGAGTCTTCAAGAGGAGTGTCTCTCACAGAGCGAACCCCAACAGTTGGAAAGCATCAGATCATAAGGAGCAAACTCCACCTGAATCAAGCTCTGAATCCTTTAATGGAAACGACTTCCATGGAGGCCAGTGGAACTCAACCAACCAAGCTTCCATGCCCTTGTGTTCTGACACAGTTCAGAGTCCAagcatgaatgaattcttcagcGGAGATGATAACTGGGACGAACTAGGAAGGATTATGAACTCCATGATATCCAACATATGA